ACTGTCAtgattgcaattttttttaattcagttgccacatgcagagaagtgtcAAGTACAGCAGAGAAGTGTTAACACCATAAAACAgaagtgtttttaaattggaGAAAGAGTAAGCCACAAGGGTCTATTGTAAACTTATCATtgcatttttgtcaaaaatcaaATCTTTAGATTATCTTTGTATCgacaaaatgttgaaaaatatagTTGCGGGCGCAATAGGAAAATAGAAAATAGCAAAcaaagaaatataaagaaaatagaaaatgtACATACCTGCAATGACTTCAAGTAACAGTGCACAGTCTGCCACAGTTTTCGCCATAGGGCCTAAATGGTCAATGCAAGAAACAATTGGCATTGTTCCAGTGTAGGGTACCAATCCATGTGTAGGTTTCAAACCAACGATACCACAGTTACTGGATGGGATACGAATGGAACCTCCTTGATCTCCTCCTGATAAATTAACACAAATTAATTTCACTTCATGTTAGAAGATTGTACCCTATTTCACCGCACACTTCCTGCCTATCATATCTTTAGCGGATTATGGGTAGTGCAATAAACACATATCTTAGCAATGTAATGAGACATCTTGGGTATAAAGTGAGATATCTAAAGTTCAAACAATTACTCTTGAGGTATTCCCTTAAAATGAACATAACTGCCGAACATAGTCATAGTACAATCTTAttgtttatacaaaatttattataaaGAAGATGAAAATATGACACGCAAGAGAAGCCTTcgacaaaaagtgaaaaaagttcGATAAGGTGGGACCAAATATACCAATTGCCATATCAGATTCTTCATTGGCGACAACCACTCCACTTCCGGAACTTGATCCGCCAGCAGAATGCTCTACATTACATGGGTTATGAACAGGCCCATATGTAGTAAAATAGCTTGCACCACTTATGCAAAGGTCTTCACAAGTTGTTTTTCCACAGATTGTTCCACCTGCTTCTAGAATTCGTTGCACGATAGTAGCATCATACTCAGGTATATAGCCCTCCACAACTTTAGAACCATTCATCATAGGAATGTTAGCTACAGCTATGTTATCTTTTATAGCTACTTTTTCCCAGCAAGTTTTCCACTTGTAGCACCCTCTATATTACACTTCACATACCAAGCATTGTATTTGTTTTCATCACCTTCAGGTCGCAAATACTCTCGATTACCTCCATATTTAGATACGTACGAAGGTATTTCTTGGGCATCAATGAAATTATATGCAGCTACTGTATTTTTCATAATGCTTTGATATTCTTTTAACTCATCTTCATTACAACCCAAGTTGTGTCTTTCGTTTAACTTTTTTAGATCATCAATAGAAGGAAGAGTTACAGGATTTTTAGCGTTAGAACTTgccatgttaatttttttctcagcGCTCTACTTCACGTCTACATTCACATGGTACAGACAGCAAGTAATACGAAACTAATCTCATTAAGTAAATATTGTTTTATAAAGAACAATTATGGTCTGTAAAGCAAGAACGATAATGGATTGTAGAATAATAGTCAAGTAgtcatttatttttcatatagcTCTCTGTATGTGGATTAACGCTTAAAGGCGCTGTAGATATGGATGTTTGTTAAACCATACCGATAATGATAATTGTGAAAATTGATATGTTATTTCATAAGAAACTTACTCTAATCTTAAACGCTTAGACTAAGAAAATTACCGACCGAGAAGAATAATGTTCTTTTGCCGTGTGAATCCTGCGCGTGGCGCAATTCACTTTTCCCAACCgtaatcaacctcgtccccattacatcttgtatcttttcttgcATTAGAATGTATCGCCGTCCTGATGACATAGAAGATCGACAtgacctggggacaaggttgaatTTTAATGATAATTGGAAATTATACTTCCGTCAAATCCGAATTTCTTCAAAGCGGAATTTTATATCTACAAGCAAACGTTTTTGGCCGACTACTTTCACTATATCATTTGtgtaaacatacaaaaaaaccCTGTCTATTTCTCTACCTTTACTGATCTCTGCGACAatcttttttataaactttttttcttgcCATAGTTATATGTATGAGTTTACGATCTCGTTTTAGAGCTTTTTAACCCTACTTACACAGGACTTTTTAAGTATCAAATATTTCAGGGATGGAAGAAGAGGAACAGGATGATTTAACTAATTTTGAATGACTTTTAAACCTTGTTGATAAACTTAGCATGGATATGGTATACCATATAAAGATTGACAAGCAACTCATCGCAAGAACTTGTTTTCATATTGGAACAAAATCGCCTAAATCTTCTGTAGAactatttttgctatttttccacgtattatttatttataacttaGCAGAATGAATGATTCGTGAGAcaaaattgcgcgaaaatagcCTAAAATCGCGGAATTATTGAAAATTCTCCGCGCATTTTTTTCTGGTAGCAGTACTTTAGAAGTTGATGGTGAAATCAATGGTTATGGCGTACATCGTCAACGTTATTTTCTTTTGATGTAGCTCAGCCAAAAAAACTTTGAGGGTATCCAACTTCACCCTCGTATTGCAAAGGAGGGTACCAGCTTCGGCCGTTTTTGTTGcggaaatcttttttgaaaatgtcctgGTTTTTCTTACCCCCTGCGCCTCGCTAAAAGTCGCATTTGCTTAAATTTGCAATCAAAACAAGCAAGATGGCGGATGACGATGCGGTatgtttcattttatattttactagtcgataaggccagCGGAAAAATCCACATAAGCAAAAGgccaatgaaaaataggttgctttagatgtttttctgacgtcagcagtgaatatacaaaaaaaattcttaaaatcttacaaaatgttaaatgtcaaatcgcattaaatcgTGCAcgcaaatcttacacaaaataaaaaagaacagcttgcaaggtataatatctagttgataaaaagttactacATCGACACTAACAACACCAAACTCACGAAAcccacaaaaccgacagtaagaacgcCAACAGTTAGAACATTGACAGtcataacaatgtcagaaataaagaATCTCAAATATATGTAGCTACATCTTatttataagtgattatgttgaaaaccctcagtattttattctgaaatgtcaaaaaggcctgcaagagttagcacaaacaagttaaaaagacaatacATTATTTTCCTACTTCTTCATCCATTGTAAACATACGAAGTATATTGTAGCGATACGGGGTGTGGGAACATTAGTTTGATTGCAGCAAACAGATTATGGCATACAGATTTTGAGATACCAAGAGTATGTTATGCTGAATTTGCTATGCAGAGTATGCAGAATGTGCTATAAGGTGTATGCCATACAGAGTATGCTATACTGACTATGCTATACAGACTATGCCATATGGAGTATTCTAGCTATATGAAATGTGACAGGCGTTATATACGAAGTATGCTATATATATGGAGTGTGTCATGCTTAGTATACGGGAGTGAGACAGTATTAGTATATGGAGTGTGGCTTGCTTAGTACACGGAGTAGTGTGACATGCGTAGTACACGGAGTagtgtgacatgcttagtaCACGGAGTagtgtgacatgcttagtaCACGGAGTagtgtgacatgcttagtatacggatatgtacgggcgagttcgggcgactttttgaataaaataaaattgggggttgtcccccgaaaccgcccgcactttcccgagctCGGCCGGAACATTCCTGAAAtgcttgtaacaaaccatgcggatGATAGTTGGAAAGAAGGCgctagaagagaaaggagttaataaagtttatatataagttatttataaagtaaactttatcaaaaaccatcaaaaacagttcttttgagaactttgctaccacatagtaagtttattttattttttatagtttttttgaatcatgttagtgtctgtttttttttgtttgttttttcgggcattgttcgggcctaTTCAGGTTTTTTACGGGCGAATGCttgaattttttacaaaaccCCGAACTCGcctgaaaacgcccgcactttttacgcggtatgcggcttatcggcaccctcgtgtaATGCATCGtccgttaaaaatataaaaatggagaCGAATTTCACTTTCTcaccttttttgtttcttttagggaaaattaaaaaaattcaacaaattagaaaatttttccacagtaaaaatccaaCATAATCTAGaattcgttgttaaaaaaatgtatctcGTGTTTGTATAACTCTCCACAATGATTGTTCCGTAAAGTGCGGATTGGGGCAAAATTCTATTTAACGGCAAATTTTCCGTTAACGGAGACGAAAACTAATGTAGGGGAAATGGGCTTGCCGTTAAGGGGCTGGGGGAGGGGGGTCCGAGTCTAGCGGCCAATTTGCCGTTAACGGAGACGAAAACTGTTTGTCGATGGGCCCTTAGTAAAAGAAGTGTGAAATGATTAATATAAGAAATTTGCTATGCGatacggagtgtgacaggcttagtatacggagtgtgacatgctgATTATGCGGATTGTGGCATGTTTGGTAGGAGCAGAATTCGATGTATTGTTAATGTTCATAATAAAAAGTTGTTGACTGTATGGTCAGTTTTATTGCATATAGAAACATGCAAACCAAAGTTCTAAAGCTTAGAATAAATGTAATGGAAGCCATAGAAATAAACTTCATACAACATGCCAATAGTAAACTACATCATATGCTAAAACAACAggaatatatattataattttactaagttaaattttctttctgtAAAATGTTTTGGCAGTAAAGCAACATTTTCTGCTTAATCGTAAAGTTTtgctacagtacagtccagatgtaagcgtacgcgtacgctcaacttgcaaaaatgattgctttcattaaaaaaaacaatagcatAGCgatttcctttcaaattgcgcgaaaataattgcttcgtgttaaaaacaaaagcatagcaagaaacattgtttaaaaacaatacccattgaatttttatttttttaacaacgaaactaattatagtaacgtgTTTTTAAtctcgatttatttaaaaaacacaagctcttttaaaaaacaacaaatccaatgatctaaatattttaaaaaaaactaatgctacttttaaaacttttagtaatatttctttatcgtcgaaacatattttttaacatgcaaaacttttaaaagttctttttataaaaactttttaaacttttaaaatgcgatctaaaaaaacatttctatcgccgtttttcgttttcaaacttttaaaatgagatctaaaaaaacatttctatctccgtttttcgtttttaaacttttaaaatgcgatctaaaaaaacatttttatcggcgtttttcgtttttaaaattttaaaatgcgatctaaaaaaaaatttctatcgccgtttttcgtttttaagcttttaaaatgcaatctaaaaaaaacatttctattgacgtttttcgtttttaaacttttaaaatgcaatctaaaaaaacatttctatcaccgcttttcgttcttaaattttgaaaaggcGATCTAAAAATACATTGCTattgccgtttttcgtttttaaagttttaaattgcgatctaaaaaaacatttatatcgccgtttttcgttcttaaatatttaaaatgcgatctaacaaagcttttctatcgctgttcttcattcttaaattgttttttatggcaatattttccattttaaagcGAATTGTTCGCATATTTTCaggtatataacccgcacatGGTATAACCCGCAGTTCAGCTTTTTTTgggagttataaactagatgctatcagatagcccgcacctttgtataacccgcataaaaaattttaatcaatctGTTTTACTTACTTGCATAACCTGCattgtgttaagaaaaaaattcagcgtatttttacttgccctaatcattttataaacatgtgcgtgtattctgtgtcattttttttttcatgctgaAGACAAGTGGGGGACATTTAAACTCAtggagtttagatctaacacagtctagatcacattggaagagggtcattaatataccccgtccaacccatgctagcatggaaaacggacgttaagccgagaatgatgatgatgatgatgatgaaccccaaacacgagaaccgagTGTCTAAACTAGCGACTCTCCCAGttttaacttccttgtctctgatagccgaaataataatgaattcaaaattaattttaaaaagtggaTCTTCTGCTAATGCTGACAGTACTGAATCAGACAAtgctattttctttttatttgtagacaATAGTTTCTGCTTATAATGACTCTTGCTTCCTGTGATTAAACAAacagacaaataaaaaaacatgctatcaggttataaacctaaattaaaatctcttttttttatgtacatttaagtttttttggcataaaaataaacaacataataattatcactgattgtctgtaacagcaatgtacggaacgttcttttctaatttttatagaattttgttatccatttatatctcagcaatcacagtgtggaTGATAAAATGCATGGTGGCAatgaggaggagatagttgtgtgtgtcttattaattgtattttatatttatttttcatattttcagtcgccacctgttgcttgaaggtagcgaagataaaaaaagaaaattatcatctatacttactttaattttaacatttttcaatatttttaacaggaattaataattaagtcctgggcactaggttgtgaaatacatgccaattaaacctaaaaatgatacctgctatattgctgtattaccagaagcaaatcatttcaatgtgctcaatataaatagattagaattacattcaacacaaaagaaaaatgatctccagaattgtgtttcagagagagctcgtaatattagcaTTGGCAATcaatagaaagttaaagcaTTTTcactatgtaaaaaaaattaaatcacgtagttgaagtaagattacgtaTAGGATCGtgcatgcagttatattaatgtacgcattttatccTGTTGGtatatactatttttttcattaaatgtataaactttaaatttcacagcaaatgacagaaaatataaaacttatcacataacccgcaccacattataacccgcaccaactgtggaagtcgtaaaaatcaacttataaactgcgggttatataccggaaaatacagtagttttaagaaagaatgtttatttttaattttaaaaaactgctttaCGATAAAAGATGTTGTTGATGATGTTGATATTgtgttgaataaaagaaagataaacaataattttacaTTTATTGTTATAAGTTTAATTGGTTTCTGATTAGTTAAACATTGTTTCAAAATTCATTTCAATAACTTCGAAAAGTTTTACATTGTAtcacaaataatattttgacAATCGTATCAAATCGTTTCAAATCGTATTGGTGGCAAAATtaactacaaaatatttttgtaaaatgagGTCCCTAAATATAACAAAGAGAGGGGGAGCTCTTTGGGGACGGGGCTGTGCTTTAATGATGACAGGGAAATAATAAAAGGAACATTCTTTAGCAGTTAGTTTCTGgggtttctttttttagaattaGAAGGAGAAACTGTTGATTTCTTACATTTTGCGTAAAACTCTGGggagggttgctgtatgcaatcCACTAAATAGCCAATTTTGGTGTGTGCTACACTACAACAAACTGTATAGATTGTAATACTCTTTTTGTATGACTTAACGAAATATGTTGAGGTTTTTGCCCTTGCAAGAATGGTCTTGGTAATTTTCTCTTGTTGTACATTTGACGTCAGCAAATCAAGTATATAGATTTAGCAGATTTAGCTGTTTACCAACTTCCAACATTGTTGGACACCTTACTTTTTTTTACCCCAGTTTTTAGTTACTTAACTTGACATTACAGTTACTTGCATGTTTTATTATGTAGCTGCATTTAACATCTTTCTGCTCATTTTATGGTCACATCGTATGCTtttcctataaaattgttctatgTGAATTGACCCACTGAAAAAGTCTCAAGTTTAATTCtcttctaatttttttacagGAACCTGATGTGTTTGAAATTGATGATTTTACCACTGCATCTGATTGGGAAAGGTAATTATTATAAGTATGATATGTGGGTTGTTACGGGATgcacaaattaaaatatttatatacatcCGACTGTAAGAAATTTATGCTTAATTTGTACATggttaataattaatttttataagcGTAATGATGGGGAAACAGAGCAATCATCCCTGTTAAATTTTGTGTCCTGGTTACcctgtatttatttttgctaaAATGGTGAAATTTAGTGGAATGCAATGAACTTAACCTATGAAAGAATCTTTATGCATATCACCCCTGATAAAACATCTTACTAAGATCTTACTAAGATCTTACTAAGAATTTTACCTAGATCTTACAATATTCTTGATAAGATCTTCCAAGATCTTGGCAAGAACATGCAAGATCTTCCAAGATCTTCCAAAATTCTTACAAAGAATTGTGGTAAGATCTTACTACGATCTATATTCTTGGTAAAATTTTACAAGATCTTTGCAAAAAAGTGCAAGATCTTGTAAGATTTTCAAAATTCTTACTAAGAATTGTGTTAAGATCTTACAACATTgttgataaaatatatttaaaataaatttttgaagatCTAACAAGTTCTTTCATTATTCTTTGTATGATCATACTGTACAAAATCTTACAGTTGCAGAGATTTTACGAATATCTTAAGGTTTTAATTAGAAATTAGAGAatcctaaaaattaatttataacaaaagcGTTGGACTTTCTGATAATGACAAAAAATAGGATAAATGAGATTCAACaactatattttttatgaatatattatatacaatgaaaggaaaaaaatcattcgTTGGAACTTCGTGTAAACTTTTTATCCTTTTAATAATAACAACTTTGGCTTCGTTACGCGTTGCAAATAATAAGGCTGATTATATGCTTTCAGGTTGcatgcatgtttttttatgtttgtttatcTTGTCACGGCACAATTTTATTGGTGAAtaggtaaaaataatttcagttgctattttttttattgtttttttgctttttttgcaataaaaatatatatacaaactgtgctaaaatatgctaaaatatatacaaacagtggttaaaatatatacaaatttttctaaaaacgcaacgataaaatacttttaaaaacattaaacattgTCTCTGGCTTTTTGTTTGGCGATTAATTTTCGTTTTACTTGTCTGCATTTTGAGTTCacaatttcatttaaatttttcatttccaTAAATTCATCGCTGTACCGTTTTTTTGCTTGACGCACTATAACACTCATACGATTCGGAGAGAGGGAAGAAGTGTTTAACGCTCCTGTTTGGTAATTTCGAACACCACCTTGTATTCTTCCTACCGCTAGCTCTTCCTCGGTATACAACGCTTGCAGTTGCTGTTTTATATAACAAGcacaagaatttatttttcttttttttggaaGTGGCGTCGAGTTAACTGGATCATTCATTTCAGTAAAAAGCTGAAATGTGGTTGGGTCAGTAGTCATGGGATTTTCCAGTAAATGCATGTAGGAAATTTGCGGAGGTTGCATTTCTTCGGGCGCGACATTAACGTGTTCAGGCGTCACATTAGTGATATCGGCCAGGATACTTGTGACTTCAGGTGTCATGTTAAATTCTTCGGAAGTAATGTTAGTGGCGTTAACAGTGGGGGTGACTTGAAATGCTCTGGTACTGTCTGGACGAACAAAAAATGTTTCAGATGAAAGTTTACTTTTctcctttcttctttttaaatgCGTCTCAATGTGTTTTGTAGTTGTTTCCACAAGTTCTACTTTATCATTTATTTGATTAGTGGTAGCCTCGTTTATGTCAATTCTTTCTCGAATTTCCCGTATGTCGaccttaatttcttttatttctcgAAATAATTTCTTCAGCAGTGAAGATATACTCTCTCCTTCTTCTAAACATTCTGTTGTTTCATGGATTTCAGGCTGAAATGTTTCTTCTTGAAGGGTTGGAAGGTCCTTTGGTGAAAGTGAAGATGACCTTTTTAAGGCAGGTTCAAACAAAATGTCTAAAGACTTTAAAGCCGGTAAACACGACTTTTCTTCTGTTGATacttcaacggttgtgtcatctGAAAAATCTAGTTGTAGCATGTTTGCATCAGGTTCTTCCGCTACTGCAACGATTTCACCATCGTATTCTTTGAGGTTTTCGTAAAGAACTGCTTCTCCAGTGGTTGTAGTAatctaataataatataaaaaaatgttagaaTTTAGCATTAAAAAAATAGTAGTAATTATCAGCATAAGTATTTGTCGACATACTTTAGCCTCGTATTGATCGTTTGTGTCAACAATAAATTTCTGATTTCTTTTCATGTCGTAAATGACATCTTCATATTGGAGATCTTTTGGATGTTTTCGATTTGGAAAGTTTTTCTTCGATATTAAATTTCTGGAAATCATTGGTCTTATTTTAACCGGCATAcgaatgtcttttttatttagcCAGCAATCGTACTCTTTGGAGTAACCATTCCAAGTAACTTTCGCACTTTCAAGTTGAACATCAGTGATCGTCGCTAACAGCCAATGCTTTGATTCGGGATCCAAGGCTTGTACTCTTGTCTTTTTCTTGTAAACAACCTCGGAAGACATTGTTGTAGATTTTCGTTATTAAAATAACGGTTGGATTGTTGATATTTATAGATGCTTATATATTTGTAAGTGTGAATAGAGTGAGGAGTATAAGACTATAATAATAAACTAGTAAAATATTccactatatatatatagcttttaatgtttatttaattGATGTAGGACTGCTGAGGATAATTACTAAGCTGCGAAAACAACAGAGTTGACCGAAATACCtaacaaacaagaaaacaatGAAGCATAATTACAAGTCAAAGACTTGTTATTCACACTTTCGCATCTTTAAAGTGGAATAGCGTTAAGTAGTAGCTTTTCGGAAGATGTAACATCAAAAAACATGTAACATCTTCAGTGCCGCCCATTTTTTGTGTGTGGAAAAGCTAGAAGgcctttttttaagttttaaacatTGTTTCTAAATCACCTTTTTAAGCAAAGAAATTATGGAATTCGCTATTTTCGGGAATCGGACAGCTACCCCCAAACTCTTGTATTAGGTCCAAAAATTGGTTATCGCGCTTTGGCAAATTGCTTGCGTCGAAAAGTAATTTTCTTTGCAGGAGAAAGAGAACGACTCCGCTGTATTCGGTCCTTTAGTATTTGGTAGCCAGCAGGCACAAGCTTTGAGTTTGGATTTGGAAAATCGTGATCATTATAATTTGGTGCTTCGTTAACCAAATGAAAAGTGCGTATTTTCGTTCGTCTGCTGTTCGCTGGAATACCCAcatcaactttatttttattgtctACGGACAGCATAAGTGTGTTTTCTTTGCAAAGATATCCCATTTCGTTAACTATGCGAACTTGACCGCAAGTGAAATGAAAGTCgtcgtgtgtttttttttcttttgtatttctttttggAGGAACACGTGCGTCTATCAGACATTTGTAGTTTTTACtcgctgtgtttttttttcgggGTGGAAGCATTAATCTGTGAATGGTGTGGCGACTAACAGTTATACCCAAGGTTTTTTTGACGTGCATAACGATATCATTCAAAGAAAGCCCATTTGTGTACATAACACTGTCTCTCCGACGTAAGTGAGCTTCAGCAGAACCCTGTTCTATCAACGTCTTGACACAAGTAATTATTTCCGGATATTTCTCGTGTATGCTTGGTCTTCCTcgtcttttatttttatctaaaaaaataagtaaattgaattttaactacattaataaatttaagagtttaaaaaaaggggagaaaaaaataaaaaaatatatactttgcaACAAATCAGTCTCGTCGTCGGAACTGGCTGTGTCATATATCCAATCGATATCACTGTCGTAATTTTTAGACATGCTATGAAAGTagctagttttaaaaaaaactgtttaatttaattaaattcgatattttaaaaaggaaatacaAATGCTTGATATTAAATTTAAGTTTGGTTG
The genomic region above belongs to Hydractinia symbiolongicarpus strain clone_291-10 chromosome 4, HSymV2.1, whole genome shotgun sequence and contains:
- the LOC130641084 gene encoding LOW QUALITY PROTEIN: amidase-like (The sequence of the model RefSeq protein was modified relative to this genomic sequence to represent the inferred CDS: inserted 1 base in 1 codon); protein product: MASSNAKNPVTLPSIDDLKKLNERHNLGCNEDELKEYQSIMKNTVAAYNFIDAQEIPSYVSKYGGNREYLRPEGDENKYNAWYVKCNIEGATSGKLAGKXVAIKDNIAVANIPMMNGSKVVEGYIPEYDATIVQRILEAGGTICGKTTCEDLCISGASYFTTYGPVHNPCNVEHSAGGSSSGSGVVVANEESDMAIGGDQGGSIRIPSSNCGIVGLKPTHGLVPYTGTMPIVSCIDHLGPMAKTVADCALLLEVIAGMYIFYFLYISLFAIFYFPIAPATIFFNILSIQR
- the LOC130641081 gene encoding uncharacterized protein PF3D7_1120000-like, which codes for MSSEVVYKKKTRVQALDPESKHWLLATITDVQLESAKVTWNGYSKEYDCWLNKKDIRMPVKIRPMISRNLISKKNFPNRKHPKDLQYEDVIYDMKRNQKFIVDTNDQYEAKITTTTGEAVLYENLKEYDGEIVAVAEEPDANMLQLDFSDDTTVEVSTEEKSCLPALKSLDILFEPALKRSSSLSPKDLPTLQEETFQPEIHETTECLEEGESISSLLKKLFREIKEIKVDIREIRERIDINEATTNQINDKVELVETTTKHIETHLKRRKEKSKLSSETFFVRPDSTRAFQVTPTVNATNITSEEFNMTPEVTSILADITNVTPEHVNVAPEEMQPPQISYMHLLENPMTTDPTTFQLFTEMNDPVNSTPLPKKRKINSCACYIKQQLQALYTEEELAVGRIQGGVRNYQTGALNTSSLSPNRMSVIVRQAKKRYSDEFMEMKNLNEIVNSKCRQVKRKLIAKQKARDNV
- the LOC130641087 gene encoding uncharacterized protein LOC130641087, which codes for MSKNYDSDIDWIYDTASSDDETDLLQNKNKRRGRPSIHEKYPEIITCVKTLIEQGSAEAHLRRRDSVMYTNGLSLNDIVMHVKKTLGITVSRHTIHRLMLPPRKKNTASKNYKCLIDARVPPKRNTKEKKTHDDFHFTCGQVRIVNEMGYLCKENTLMLSVDNKNKVDVGIPANSRRTKIRTFHLVNEAPNYNDHDFPNPNSKLVPAGYQILKDRIQRSRSLSPAKKITFRRKQFAKAR